Proteins co-encoded in one Coriobacterium glomerans PW2 genomic window:
- a CDS encoding L-lactate dehydrogenase: MVNDRKVGIVGTGFVGSSSAFALMQSDLFSEMVLVDVDRDRAEGEALDILHGSPFGTPMKIYAGDYADLADAAMVVVTAGAAQKPGETRLDLVNKNVAIFRSIIPAIRHCGFDGILLIVSNPVDVLTYAAIKMSGLPEGHVFGSGTVLDSARLKTMLSERLGVDARNVHAYIIGEHGDSELAVWSSANVSGVSLTDFCDMLGHRDHVRAEREIAEQVKNAAYEIIEKKKATYYGVAMAVKRICTAVMRDERHILPISSLMVGEYDLNDIAISMPAIVGRDGIVCRVPISLDEDELSELRRSAASLRKIMDQIDFKA, encoded by the coding sequence ATGGTAAATGATAGAAAAGTGGGCATCGTGGGAACGGGTTTCGTAGGTTCCTCCTCGGCGTTCGCGCTCATGCAGAGTGATCTGTTCTCAGAGATGGTCCTTGTGGACGTGGATCGCGACCGCGCGGAGGGGGAGGCCCTCGATATCCTGCACGGTTCTCCGTTTGGGACGCCGATGAAGATCTACGCGGGCGACTATGCTGATCTGGCGGATGCGGCGATGGTCGTCGTGACGGCCGGTGCGGCGCAGAAGCCCGGCGAGACGAGACTCGATCTGGTGAACAAGAACGTGGCGATCTTCCGCTCGATCATCCCAGCGATCCGACACTGCGGGTTCGATGGCATCCTGCTCATCGTCTCAAACCCGGTGGACGTGCTCACCTATGCCGCGATCAAGATGTCCGGTCTGCCGGAGGGTCATGTGTTCGGAAGCGGTACCGTGCTCGATTCGGCCCGCCTGAAGACGATGCTCAGCGAGAGACTCGGCGTGGACGCGCGCAACGTCCATGCATACATCATCGGTGAACATGGCGACTCCGAACTAGCGGTATGGTCGAGCGCGAACGTCTCGGGTGTGTCTCTCACGGATTTTTGCGACATGCTCGGCCATCGCGATCACGTGAGGGCGGAGCGCGAGATCGCCGAGCAGGTGAAGAACGCCGCCTATGAGATCATCGAGAAGAAGAAGGCCACCTACTACGGCGTGGCCATGGCGGTCAAGCGTATCTGCACCGCTGTCATGCGCGACGAACGTCACATTCTGCCCATCTCGAGTCTGATGGTGGGGGAGTACGATCTCAACGACATCGCGATCTCGATGCCGGCGATCGTGGGCCGCGACGGGATCGTGTGTCGTGTGCCGATATCGCTGGATGAAGACGAGCTCTCAGAGCTCAGGCGATCTGCGGCGTCGCTCAGAAAGATCATGGATCAGATCGATTTCAAGGCGTGA